A single window of Uloborus diversus isolate 005 chromosome 5, Udiv.v.3.1, whole genome shotgun sequence DNA harbors:
- the LOC129222398 gene encoding secretory carrier-associated membrane protein 1-like isoform X1, with the protein MTSKDDFNPFEDPSIKHLTDQPAVGQDSIASYNPFDSGTKVGGTVAKQVGDTPQEINPTPQPVAPKEIKMQQPVSNPPPYTEGGGQNAFASDLQKRQEELERKANELQAREAQLANSSVTGVTKNWPPLPQKCCVGPCFYQDISVEIPNAYQSTVRTMYYLWMFYAFLLFLNMLGALAMLIADSSAVTTFGVSILVFLLFSPLSFVCWFRPLYKAFRTDSSFNFMVFFFVFFFQFVVAVFYAVGIPSFGSCGLYNGISTLTKQGDHTVDVYAVGIIAIFIGFLWAIDAIISFFMLSKIHRMYRGTTASFAKAQEELATGVMRNPHVQNAATTAVTQAAQQSFNTSASGLRY; encoded by the exons GATCCAAGCATTAAACACTTGACAGATCAGCCAGCAGTGGGTCAAGATTCCATAGCATCTTATAATCCATTTGACAGCGGTACCAAAGTTGGTGGAACTGTCGCAAAGCAG gttGGAGATACACCACAGGAAATAAATCCTACCCCTCAACCTGTTGCTCCAAAAGAAATCAAAATGCAGCAACCTGTCTCAAATCCACCACCTTATACGGAAGGCGGAGGACAAAATGCTTTTGCAAGTGATTTACAGAAAAGGCAAGAG GAATTGGAAAGAAAAGCCAACGAGCTCCAAGCTAGAGAAGCACAGTTAGCTAATTCTTCAGTGACAG gaGTAACTAAAAATTGGCCACCTCTTCCACAAAAATGCTGTGTTGGTCCATGTTTTTATCAAGATATTTCTGTAGAAATTCCTAATGCTTATCAGAGCACTGTGAGAACTATGTATTACTTGTGGATGT tttaTGCATTCCTGCTGTTTTTGAACATGTTGGGTGCATTGGCAATGTTAATTGCGGATTCAAGTGCTGTTACAACCTTTGGAGTCTCAATATTGGTGTTTCTCCTATTCAGTCCATTGTCTTTTGTTTGCTGGTTTCGTCCTTTGTATAAAGCTTTCAG GACTGACAGTTCATTCAACTTTATggtgtttttctttgtatttttcttCCAATTTGTTGTTGCAGTATTTTATGCTGTTGGAATACCAAGTTTTGGATCATg TGGCCTATATAATGGAATTTCAACACTTACCAAACAAGGTGACCACACTGTTGATGTATATGCCGTTGGAATAATTGCAATATTTATTGGATTTTTGTGGGCTATCGATGCCATAATTTCTTTCTTTATGCTGTCTAAA ATACATCGTATGTATAGAGGAACTACTGCAAGCTTTGCAAAAGCGCAGGAAGAGCTTGCTACCGGGGTAATGCGAAATCCACATGTTCAAAATGCAGCAACAACTGCTGTAACTCAAGCTGCTCAGCAGTCATTTAACACCAGTGCATCTGGATTGCGTTATTAG
- the LOC129222398 gene encoding secretory carrier-associated membrane protein 1-like isoform X2 — protein sequence MQQPVSNPPPYTEGGGQNAFASDLQKRQEELERKANELQAREAQLANSSVTGVTKNWPPLPQKCCVGPCFYQDISVEIPNAYQSTVRTMYYLWMFYAFLLFLNMLGALAMLIADSSAVTTFGVSILVFLLFSPLSFVCWFRPLYKAFRTDSSFNFMVFFFVFFFQFVVAVFYAVGIPSFGSCGLYNGISTLTKQGDHTVDVYAVGIIAIFIGFLWAIDAIISFFMLSKIHRMYRGTTASFAKAQEELATGVMRNPHVQNAATTAVTQAAQQSFNTSASGLRY from the exons ATGCAGCAACCTGTCTCAAATCCACCACCTTATACGGAAGGCGGAGGACAAAATGCTTTTGCAAGTGATTTACAGAAAAGGCAAGAG GAATTGGAAAGAAAAGCCAACGAGCTCCAAGCTAGAGAAGCACAGTTAGCTAATTCTTCAGTGACAG gaGTAACTAAAAATTGGCCACCTCTTCCACAAAAATGCTGTGTTGGTCCATGTTTTTATCAAGATATTTCTGTAGAAATTCCTAATGCTTATCAGAGCACTGTGAGAACTATGTATTACTTGTGGATGT tttaTGCATTCCTGCTGTTTTTGAACATGTTGGGTGCATTGGCAATGTTAATTGCGGATTCAAGTGCTGTTACAACCTTTGGAGTCTCAATATTGGTGTTTCTCCTATTCAGTCCATTGTCTTTTGTTTGCTGGTTTCGTCCTTTGTATAAAGCTTTCAG GACTGACAGTTCATTCAACTTTATggtgtttttctttgtatttttcttCCAATTTGTTGTTGCAGTATTTTATGCTGTTGGAATACCAAGTTTTGGATCATg TGGCCTATATAATGGAATTTCAACACTTACCAAACAAGGTGACCACACTGTTGATGTATATGCCGTTGGAATAATTGCAATATTTATTGGATTTTTGTGGGCTATCGATGCCATAATTTCTTTCTTTATGCTGTCTAAA ATACATCGTATGTATAGAGGAACTACTGCAAGCTTTGCAAAAGCGCAGGAAGAGCTTGCTACCGGGGTAATGCGAAATCCACATGTTCAAAATGCAGCAACAACTGCTGTAACTCAAGCTGCTCAGCAGTCATTTAACACCAGTGCATCTGGATTGCGTTATTAG